CCTGGGACTGTATATTGTCGCGCGAAGGGTGCGAGAGTCGGGAGGTCTGATCGATTGCCGGAGTGTGGTCGGACAGGGCACGACCTTTGTGCTCACGTTGCCCTATTCCTGAGAATGGCAAGGCTGCTTGACGGTGCTGGTCGGATCGCGTCATTCGAGCGATGTCGATGCCGGTTCTCGTTCTATCCACGTGCTGCAAGCCGGAATGATGCATGTCAGTGTTGCGGATCTTGATTGCGGACGATGAAGCCCCCGCTCGCTTTGCCATGCGCCGCGCGTTGTCCCAAACGGCGACCGAGATCATGGAGGCGGGGGATGGGGACGCGGCACTGGAGTTGATCCGGTCCGAGGTTCCGGACCTGGTGTTTCTCGATCTGCAGATGCCCAAACGCGGCGGGATCGAGATCTTGAAAGAGTTGGGTCACGCGGCGGGTCAGTCCGAGATCATTGTTGTCACGGCCAATGACAGCGTGGCGACGGCCGTCGAATGCATTCGGCTGGGCGCATCGGATTTCATCGCAAAGCCGTATGAAGTGGAACAAGTGCGCTCGATTGCCGCGCGTGTCCGGAAACGACTTGAACTGCAGCAACGGGTTGACCACCTGCAGAATCAGTTGGATTCGCAGTCGGGTTGCGGTGCGATGGTGGGTGTCAGCGGTCCAATGCAGCGGTTGTTTCAGCAGATGACCAAGGCCGCTCGTTCGGACGCCGACCTGTTGATTCGCGGCGAAACCGGGACGGGGAAAGAACTGATCGCGCGAGAGATTCATCGACTGAGCGGGCGATCCGCGGGCCCCTTCATTGCGGTGAACACGGCCGCCATTCCCGAGTCGCTGACCGAGAGTGAGCTGTTCGGGCATGTTCGCGGGGCGTTTACAGGGGCCGATACCACCCGCACGGGCGTTTTTGAGCAAGCACACGGCGGGACCTTGTTTCTGGACGAGATTGGCGACACCCCGCCCGCCGTTCAAACGAAAATGCTGCGTGTGCTGCAGGAACGCGTCATTCAGCCGGTCGGGACGGGTAAGACGGTTGCCGTCGATGTGCGAATCATCAGTGCCACGCATCAGAACCTGGAAGAAGCGATGGCCGACGCGGGATTCCGGCAGGATTTGTTCTATCGATTGAAAGGCGTCGAACTGCACGTCCCGCCGCTACGGTCTCGTCGCGAAGATGTGCTGGTGCTCGCGAACCATTTTCTGGATCGCTGGTCGTCAAAGTCGAATCAAGCTCGTCCCGATTTCAGTCCTGCAGCGATCGACGCGCTACTCGCGCATCGCTGGCCTGGAAATGTGCGGGAACTTGAACACACGGTCCAGCGCGCCGCGATGATGGCCGATCAGGCGTTGATTGATCCGGCCGATCTGGGGATTGCGTCCAGCACCGCGGTGGTCGAAGAGTCGCCCTTTGCAGCCTACATCGGATTGCCGCTGAGCGAGGCAAAAATGCAGGCAAGCGAATTGCTCGAACGCACACTGATCACGGCGGCACTCGATCGAGCACAGGGCAATGTCAGCGAGGCGGCTCGTCAGCTGGGGATGCACCGTCAAAGTCTGCAACAGAAGATGACCCAATTGGAAATCCGCCGTTGAAGTGATTGTCGTGAGGAATCATTTCGCTCATTTTGGTTTGTCTGAACGAGAACACCATGCCGAAACTCGAATTGAGCAGGACCGAGCGTCATCTCGTTGATTCCATTCTTGAGATGCAAGTCGGGCGTCCTAACTTCTTTGCTTGGGGATATCTCGTTTGTGGAGGGGTCCTCGCGGTCTTCGCTGGGTTGAATGATAACACTGCCATGGCATTCACGGCATTTGGACTCGTGTGCGGGTTCCGCATTTGGGAGGAACGGTCGAACTCGAAATACGCACCACACTGGCTATCCCTCATTCAGAAATACGAGTCGATGCGCGAAGATCTGTCGCGTGGTGGCTCGTCGCCTGATACTTGGGACGCGGTTGATCGTTACTTCAATGGCCAATTGATTCCTTCAGATGGGGTGCTTGAGTCGGCGTTGATCGAGAGCGCTGCCGCGGGGCTTCCTTCGCAGCAAGTGGCGCCGAATCAGGGGAAGCTGCTGATGCTTTTGGCAAAGATCTCGCACGCTCGCAAGATCCTCGAGATTGGAACGCTGGGCGGCTACAGCACGATCTGGCTGGCGCGGGGAATGGCCGAGGGGGGCACCGTGATTTCTCTCGAAGCGGATCCGAAGCATGCAGAAGTTGCACGCGGGAATGTTTCCCGAGCGGGATTGGCAGAGGTGGTGGATATTCGAGTCGGTGATGCGCTGGAAGCATTACCAAAACTTGCCGAGGAGAATTGTGGGCCCTTTGATCTTGTGTTTATCGATGCTGACAAAAAGAGCAATTCGAACTATTTCGCCTGGGCGATCAAACTGTGCAAGCCAGGCTCGGTGATCGTGGTCGATAACGTGGTACGGGATGGTACTGTGATTGATCGCCAAAGCAGTGACCCCAGTGTGCAGGGTGTTCGCCGGTTTACGGAATTGTTTGCGGCCGAATCGCGTGTGAGTGGGACGGTGATTCAGACTGTCGGTAGCAAAGGTTACGATGGCTTCGCCATCGCGCTGATGCTCGACAAGTAAAATCGTTTGTCGGTCGTCGCACAATGAAGGATCGTGAGTGTCTGAGTTTCAAAAATTGATTCGATGTCTTGAGTTGGAGGCCGCGGCAGTCGCCGAGGAACTGGTGATTGCGTCGCGTCGTGCGCCGAGTGAACAAGCTGAGCTGACTGGTTCGACATTGGTGGGGCTGGCGATTCGTGACGAGACGCCCGGGTTCGGCGGACGGACGGTGGTGACGCTGGGCAAACGCGATCGACGACTCGAATTGCCTTGGACGCGATTGCGATCGGGGATGCCCGTGGTGTTGTCGGTTCAGCAAGCGGACAACCGAACGGGATGGCGGGGTATCGTCACCTGGCGCGATCGTGATTCGATCGCGGTCGTGCTGAGCGATTCTCCCGAGACCGAAGTTGACCGTCCGCTCTATCGACTCGACATGGCCGCAGACGATGTGGCGCGAGAGCGACAGCGGAGTGCGCTCCGGCGTATTGGCGAGATTGACCGTGGTCGCGCGCTCCGGCTGAAGCAGGCTGTGCTTGGGAAAGAACCACCTGAATTTGATGCGGTACCAGATTGGTCACCTCTAGCGCAATTGGATGAGTCACAACAGGCGGCGGTCAGCCATGCTCTGTCGGCTCAGCACCTGGCGGTGATTCATGGTCCGCCCGGGACAGGTAAGACCACCACCGTTGTGGAATTGATCCGGCAGGCGGTGCGTCGGGGTGAGAAGGTTCTGGCGTGTGCGGCGAGCAATCTGGCTGTCGACAATTTGCTCGAACGGTTGGTGATCGCGCGCGAACGCGTGATTCGGATCGGGCATCCGGCGCGCGTGCTGCCTGAATTGCGGGAACATACGCTCGACGTGATGGTCGAATCGCATCCCGATTTGAAGCTGGCGCGTGAATGGACGAAAGAAGCGTGGAGCTTGCGTCGGCAAGCGGGCAAATTCACGCGAACGGCGCCACCACCGGGGGCTCGCCGTGACGCGCGCGACGAGGCAAAGCGGCTGCTGCGTGATGCACGAGAGTTGGAGTCTCGGCTGGTGGAATATCTCTTGGATTCGGCTCAGGTGGTCTGTGCGACGCTGACAGGACTCAATGACGAAATTCTCGGCGAACGTCAGTTCGATCTGGTTGTGATTGACGAAGCGGCACAGTCGACCGAGCCGCCCTGTTGGATTCCGCTACTGAGATCCAAGCGACTTGTGTTGGCAGGAGATCATTGCCAGTTGCCGCCGACGATCATCTCCCACGATGCGCGGCGTGAGGGATTTCAGGTCAGCATGATGGAACGCCTGGTCTCACGCTGGGGTGATCTCATCGCGCGACGGTTGGACACTCAGTATCGCATGCATGATCGGATCATGCAGTTCTCGTCGGATGAGTTCTACGATTCGAGTTTGATCAGTGCCAATTCGGTTCGCGCCCATCGATTGGCGGACCTTCCGCATGTGACGGATGGGGAACTGACACAGAGCTCGATCCGCTTTTTCGACACGGCAGGATCAGATTGTGTCGAGCAGGCGGAAGTCGAGGGAGAGAGCCGCACGAATCCGGGTGAAGCGGAGTTCGTGGTGATCAAGGTCAATGAACTGCTGGCGGCCGGTGTTCGCCCCACCGAGATTGCGGTGATCACGCCGTATTCAGCCCAGGCCCGACTGCTGCGAACTCTGATTGCCGAAGCGGGTGTCGAGATTGATACGGTTGACGGCTTTCAAGGGCGAGAGAAAGAGGCGGTCGTGATCTCGCTGGTGCGGTCGAACGCGAAGGGCGAACTGGGGTTCTTGACCGATACGCGCCGGATGAACGTCGCTTTGACGCGGGCTCGGCGTCACCTGATGGTGTTCGGGGATAGTGCGACGCTGGCCAATCATGAGTTCTACTTGCGGATGCTGAATTACTTTGAACGGCAGGACGCATACGGTACGGTCTGGGAGATTTCCTAAATCATTGTGCAGCCACGTTTCGCTCGATTGTCGTAAGCGGATGACGTCTCAAACGAATGCGGCGCGGGTCAGAATGGGATTTGAGACAAGCTATGTCTGAAGAGATTTTTGACGTTGTTGATCAAGACGACCGGGTGCTCTATCAGGCCCCGCGTTCCGTGGTCCATGCCAATCACTGGCTGCACCGGGCCGTGCATATTTTTGTGTTCAATTCTCGCGGAGAGTTGCTCGTGCATCGCCGTTCGGCGAACAAAGACGAAGCACCGCTCAAGTGTACGTCTTCGGCATCGGGGCATCTGAGTGCCGGCGAGTCGTACGCCGATGCGGCCGGCCGCGAATTGGAAGAAGAGCTGGGGCTGAAGGCACCTGTCGAATTTCTGGGGATCTTTCCGGCCAACGGGGCGATGACCTCGTTCGAGCACAGCGGCCTGTATCGGACGACCACGGATGACACACCGGTGTTTGATCCCGGCGAGATTCTTTCGGGGGAATTTTATTCCCTTGCGGACGTTCAGGCGATGATCGAACGCGATCCCGATGACTTCACACACTGTTTCCGGGCGCTATTTCAGTGGTATCTGGAACGGTTGCAGTCCGGGCATTGAGCGGCTCGGGTGAGGTCGTTTTGTCTGGGGGCGGCGTAGGAGCGCGCGGGCTGTTTTTGAGTGCCTTTCGGATGCAGGAACACCGAGAATCACGTTTTCTGCTGACACGGGTTGCGAAAACTGCTACACCATGGACTCAATGACCTTGGGTCACGATGACCGTTCGAATCATGGAGTTGATGGCATGGGTGTGCCGATTTCGCAGATGTGGACCGTGGCGAGCTACGTCCTCGGGAAGAAGCTGCGGGGCGTCAAACGGTATCCGCTGGTGCTGATGCTGGAGCCGTTGTTTCGCTGCAATCTGGCCTGCGCGGGTTGCGGGAAGATCCAATACCCTGCCGACGTGTTGCGTCGAAATCTGACGCCGGAACAATGTTTCAAGGCCGTGGATGAATGTGGCGCGCCGATGGTTTCGATCCCCGGGGGCGAACCACTGCTGCATCCACAGATCGGTGAGATTGTCGCCGGGCTGGTGGCGCGCAAGAAGTACGTGTACCTCTGCACCAACGCCATTCTGCTTGAAAAGCATATCCATCAGTTCAAGCCTTCGAAGTATCTTTCGTTCTCGATCCACATTGATGGCCCGAAGGAAGAGCATGACTTCGCGGTCTGCCGTGAAGGGGTCTACGACGTCGCGGTGAAAGCCATTGAGTCGGCGGTTGCGAAGGGGTTTCGTGTCACGACGAATACGACCGTCTACAACAACGCCGACCCCAATGCGATGCGTGAGATGTTCGACAGCATGATGGGGCTGGGCGTCGAAGGGATGATGATTTCGCCCGGTTATCAATATGAAAAGGCACCCCAGCAGGAGCTGTTTCTGCGGCGGAGCCAGACGACGAATCTGTTCAAGCGAATCCTGGGCAACGCGAAGAAGCCGTGGAAATTCAACCTGTCTCCCCTGTTTCTCGAGTTTTTGAAGGGGAACTGGGATCTGGAATGCACTCCATGGGGAATGCCCGCGTACAACCTGTTTGGCTGGCAGCGACCGTGCTACCTGCTGAATGAAGGCTATTGCGAGACGTTCCAGGAGTTGCTCGACACCACCGACTGGTCGAAGTATGGACGAGCGAGCGGCAATTCGAAGTGTGCCGATTGCATGGTTCACTGCGGCTATGAAGCGACTGCGGTTGCCGATACGTTTGGATCACTCAAGGCGTTTTCTCGCGTGGTGAAATTGACGCTGTTTGGTTCCGGACGTGAAACGTTGCCGCCGGACGATTCCAAACCGAACCATCACGATGACAATTCTGGATCGACCAGCGATTCCGACCGCATTCGCAAGGTCGAATTGCCTGTGTTAAGTTCGTAGCGTTTGCCCTACTCGGTGCGTCGACGCCCGCAGAGAGTCCGCCGTTGATGTCCCGTGAGCCGCTGTTGCACATTGTCCTGTTTCAGCCCGAAATTCCGCCCAATACGGGGAATATCGGGCGCACATGCGTGGCGGTCGGGGCGAAGCTGTGGTTGATCCGGCCGCTGGGTTTCAGCCTGGATGAACAACAACTGCGCCGTGCAGGGCTCGACTATTGGCCGCACCTTGATTACGAGGTGGTTGAGAGTTGGAGCGAGATCGTTCAGCGGCTGCCGGGTCGAACCGTCTGGTGTATCGAAAATCCAGCGGCGCGGACGGTCTGGGAAGCCAGTTTTACACCCGGTGACATTCTGCTTTTCGGGCGGGAAACGAACGGACTTCCCGCCAGTCTGGTGGAACAGTATCGCAGTCATACGCTGCAGTTCCCGATGCATGCTGAAGTCCGCAGCCTCAATTTGGCCAACACGGTTTGCGCTGTGGCATACGAGGCGGTGCGACAGTTTGGCGGCCTGACCGCGAACTAATGTCGTGGTTTGGTGGGATTTAAGGGGCTGCCAACTCTGGCGTTTTGCCATAAGTCATCTATGTAAAATAGGATAGGTGGAGAGTGCGCGCGAGGGGCATTCGGGGAAAGTGGCGTTGGAGGATTTCTCGACTCCTTTTAAAGTACGCGCTCTCCCGTCCTCGTATTTAAAAGTTGGTGTGAATGGTGATGTTTCCGAAACATCTCCCCTCGGTCGCGCTATGCCATCCTGGTGGCCTATCGTTCGTGGTTCGGAGTTTTGTGCTCGGCGCTGTGATGGCGCTCGTCGGGTGCGGAACGACCCGGATGTCGGACACGTTGCGCACCGGCACTGAACAGATGCTGTTGTCGACGGCGATCGATCGGTCGATCAGCGAGATGGATTTCGAGGTTCTGTCGGGTAAGGACGTCTATTTCGATCCGCAGTACCTAAGAGGCGTTTCAGACGAAGGTTACATCATCAGTTCGATTCGCCAGAAATTGCTGGCGGAAGGTGTGTTTCTGAAGGCGGTTCGCGATGAAGCGACATATGTCGTCGAAGCCCGCGCGGGAGCGGTGGGGACGAATCGTCAGGATGTGCTGATCGGAATTCCTCAGACCAGTTTGCCGACCGGTGCGGTGGCGGCCGGCGTTCCAACCGCGATTCCTGAAATCCCCTTTGCGAAGAAAACGAATCAGAAGGGTGTCGCGAAGATTGCGGTCTTTGCCTACAACCAGGTCACAGGTCAGGCTCTTTGGCAATCCGGTGCCGAACCGGTGACTGCCGATGCTCGCGACACGTGGGTGCTGGGTACGGGGCCGTTCCAGCGCGGATCGATTTACACCGGTTCGAACTTCATGGGACAGCGGATCAAGTTGCCTTGGACTCGTTCGTCGGACAATTCCGCGAACTCGGTGGCAATCGGTGTTCCCACGAACGTTCCGCGATTGTTTCCCGAAGATCCGGGCGTGGTGCCGCCAAGTCCGCCATCGGTTGCGAAGGGGAAAGAGGCTCCCAAAGCGACACCGGCCTCGTTCGTGCCGGCGGTTCCGCCGAGCCAGCCTCAGCCAGGTCGAATTCCTGCGACCAGTCCTCCATCGTCGACGTCGTCGAGCACATCCGGTTTCCGTTCAGACACCTTCTCGTTGACGCAGGACGCCCAGGGGTCATCGGGGGGGAATGCGGCGGCGGGTGCGGCAGGTGTGTTCATCTATCGGAGCACGACGTCGCAGCCGGCGACGCCTTAGTGGATGTCGGTCCGATCGCGGAGGCAAATGGGAATCTCGAGCTGTTCTAGGGCAAAAACCTGGAATGCGTGCATCGAAACGTGAGCGGTGCTGCCCTAGTGGCACATCCACCCTGTACTGACAGGTTCTTGAACAAGGCTCGCAGGCTCAGTGATCTGCTTGCGGAAGGTTCCTCGACGTGTCAATTCAGGCTTTGAAGCTCCCTAGTCGCTGAAATGATTCCTGTGCTACAATTCTCGACCGTCTACGCGACGTGATGTCCCGGTTGCCGAACGCGTTTCGTCTCGACGCCGGATTGACTTCGTGAGTCGCGCATTGCGGTTCACCCTTTGAGTTGCCTCGAAAGCCGCCGCATGCCGACTGATCCTCCTGCAGCACATCGCAAACTTTGGGAAGAGCGAAGCGTCGTCGTGGCGCTGATTCTTGCGGTTCTTGTGCCTGGATTGGGGCATCTCTATCAGGGGCGGACCGTCAAGGGGTGTATCTACCTGTTTGGAATTCTCGGCTTGTTCCTGTGGGGGGTTAAGCTGGGCGAAGGCGTGGTGGTTTACAATCTGCCGGACAAGGGGTCTCGCCGGATTACGTTGCACTACGCCGCCCAACTGGGGGCTGGTGCCGTGGCTTATCCGGGGCTCTGGCAGCCGAAGCGAGCCGCACGCGAGGAAAATCATTCGCTACGGCAATTGGCTCAGCCAATGACGGCGTCGTTTTCGGGGCGGCTGACGGCGGTCGATAACGATACTCAGGGTGGCAAGCTCGAAGGAAAAGTCAATTTTAAGCCCGAAAAGGGCGAGTATGGCACGGAAACTCGAGGCACATTTACTGGTACTCTGGACGGTCAAGCGATCGAATTGCCACTGGCCGGCGGGTTCTTTCTTGAGAGGCCGATTGGAGCCGGTTTCCGCCGGATCTTGAAGTGCGGGGTTGTGGGCGATCGCGATTCTGGCCCTGGCGCAGGGAAGATGATCACCGGAACCATTCCGCGTTCAATCATGGACGGGTATGGGGTTCCGCCTGACATGGATCAATTGCAGGAAGTTACTGGTCGCCTGGGAAAATTGCACGAACTGGCGTTGGTGTTCACCTGGATCGCCGGGTTGCTGAACGTGCTGGCGATTTGGGATTGCGTGCAGGGGCCTGCATATGGATTCGGCGACGAAGCGTGGTCGCCGCCGCCTGCCGATGACGAAGCGAATGCCACGGCCGCTGCCAAGTCTGCGGCTCTCAACAGTGCGGCTACCTCTACGTGAGTATTGGGTGTGATGATTCTCGCAACACAATTGCTTGTCGGCCATAATATGCCGTTACTGGCACAGACGGCCAATCTGACGTGGTACATCCTGCCGTTGGCGATGGTTGTCAGCCTGGTTTACAGTGCCAGTCGATTTGAGCTGCCGGACCGCATTCTGCGTCGCGCCGTCTGGTTGTTCGTGCAAATCGTCGGCTTCATGGCCGCGGTCTTCGGCGTCCTCTGGGTGCTGTCATACGGCATCTAGGGCACCCGCGCTTCATCTGACTTGCCGTCTATCTTCTCTCTTTGTCTCCGTGTCTCTCTCACCCCCACCGGGCCCACTTGTACGTTTCGCGTACTTCGGGTGCACATTGGTAGGGGTGAGACGCAGAGGCACGGAGACGCAGAGGGGGAAGTAAGCATGATCGAAAAAGAAAAAGGGCCGCCCTTTTTGGAAGGGAGCCCTTTTTCTGTGTCTGAGGTTCAGCCGTTTTTGGAGCGGTGAACTACTTGGCTTCTGGTGCGACCGCAGGAGCCGACAGCTTGTTGATCAGCTTCATCAAGCGTGACTTGTCTCGCGAGGCTTTGTTCGCGTGGATCAAGTGCTTGGCAGCGGATTGATCGATCTTCTTGATTGCCAACTGCAGCACGGCCTTGGCGTCTTCGACCTTTGCAGCACCCGTCGAAACGGAGGCAGCCGTCGTACGAACTTTCTTCACCGAGGTTCGCAAAGCTGACCGCTCATGTCGGTTCTTCACGCGGCGGCGTTCCATTTTTCGTAAAGCGCGTTTGGCACTGTCAGTGTTCGGCATTGAATCAAGACCACATAGTTGTCTGACCGCGGCGTTAAAACAAACTTCCCAGCCGTGCCACGGGTTCGCTGGAGGGATAAAGAATATAGCTGGGCGCTGCGTGCTTTGCTAGTGAGTTCGCAGGAACATCCTGCCAGAAAATTGTGTTTCTGGCGGTTGGACGTTTGCGGAAACGCAATCGTCACCCTCGCCCAAGTAATGGACGGGGTGACGATTTTGTAAGTGCTGTTTGAGAAGTAGTTTATATCAATCCATTGCCGACGGCGTATGCGAAGTACATCAGCGATCCGACACAGATCGGAATGCCGTAGGGCAGCAGAGACATCGTAGGTTTGCGCTCTTTGGCGATGGCGAACAGCTTGTTCGGATCGCGGATCGTCATGATTTCGAACGCAATGTGGAAGAATTGGGTCACGTGGTGCTGAATCCGTCCGCTCCACGCCACCATCACCATGGCCATCAGAGCACCGACGATCACCGTCACCAGGAACGAATTCCAGGTCGTCGCGGCACCCAGCCAGGC
The window above is part of the Schlesneria paludicola DSM 18645 genome. Proteins encoded here:
- a CDS encoding NUDIX hydrolase; amino-acid sequence: MSEEIFDVVDQDDRVLYQAPRSVVHANHWLHRAVHIFVFNSRGELLVHRRSANKDEAPLKCTSSASGHLSAGESYADAAGRELEEELGLKAPVEFLGIFPANGAMTSFEHSGLYRTTTDDTPVFDPGEILSGEFYSLADVQAMIERDPDDFTHCFRALFQWYLERLQSGH
- the rpsT gene encoding 30S ribosomal protein S20, translated to MPNTDSAKRALRKMERRRVKNRHERSALRTSVKKVRTTAASVSTGAAKVEDAKAVLQLAIKKIDQSAAKHLIHANKASRDKSRLMKLINKLSAPAVAPEAK
- a CDS encoding tRNA (cytidine(34)-2'-O)-methyltransferase, which encodes MSREPLLHIVLFQPEIPPNTGNIGRTCVAVGAKLWLIRPLGFSLDEQQLRRAGLDYWPHLDYEVVESWSEIVQRLPGRTVWCIENPAARTVWEASFTPGDILLFGRETNGLPASLVEQYRSHTLQFPMHAEVRSLNLANTVCAVAYEAVRQFGGLTAN
- a CDS encoding AAA domain-containing protein; the encoded protein is MSEFQKLIRCLELEAAAVAEELVIASRRAPSEQAELTGSTLVGLAIRDETPGFGGRTVVTLGKRDRRLELPWTRLRSGMPVVLSVQQADNRTGWRGIVTWRDRDSIAVVLSDSPETEVDRPLYRLDMAADDVARERQRSALRRIGEIDRGRALRLKQAVLGKEPPEFDAVPDWSPLAQLDESQQAAVSHALSAQHLAVIHGPPGTGKTTTVVELIRQAVRRGEKVLACAASNLAVDNLLERLVIARERVIRIGHPARVLPELREHTLDVMVESHPDLKLAREWTKEAWSLRRQAGKFTRTAPPPGARRDARDEAKRLLRDARELESRLVEYLLDSAQVVCATLTGLNDEILGERQFDLVVIDEAAQSTEPPCWIPLLRSKRLVLAGDHCQLPPTIISHDARREGFQVSMMERLVSRWGDLIARRLDTQYRMHDRIMQFSSDEFYDSSLISANSVRAHRLADLPHVTDGELTQSSIRFFDTAGSDCVEQAEVEGESRTNPGEAEFVVIKVNELLAAGVRPTEIAVITPYSAQARLLRTLIAEAGVEIDTVDGFQGREKEAVVISLVRSNAKGELGFLTDTRRMNVALTRARRHLMVFGDSATLANHEFYLRMLNYFERQDAYGTVWEIS
- a CDS encoding O-methyltransferase, producing MPKLELSRTERHLVDSILEMQVGRPNFFAWGYLVCGGVLAVFAGLNDNTAMAFTAFGLVCGFRIWEERSNSKYAPHWLSLIQKYESMREDLSRGGSSPDTWDAVDRYFNGQLIPSDGVLESALIESAAAGLPSQQVAPNQGKLLMLLAKISHARKILEIGTLGGYSTIWLARGMAEGGTVISLEADPKHAEVARGNVSRAGLAEVVDIRVGDALEALPKLAEENCGPFDLVFIDADKKSNSNYFAWAIKLCKPGSVIVVDNVVRDGTVIDRQSSDPSVQGVRRFTELFAAESRVSGTVIQTVGSKGYDGFAIALMLDK
- a CDS encoding A24 family peptidase, whose translation is MDWLQVLLVHWDITLVSAVLIFAAYIDGKQLKVPNWITFPMVLTGLAYHTLANGWSGCSASLAGIGCGLLCLLPLYAIGGMGAGDVKLMAGIGAWLGAATTWNSFLVTVIVGALMAMVMVAWSGRIQHHVTQFFHIAFEIMTIRDPNKLFAIAKERKPTMSLLPYGIPICVGSLMYFAYAVGNGLI
- a CDS encoding sigma-54-dependent transcriptional regulator, which translates into the protein MSVLRILIADDEAPARFAMRRALSQTATEIMEAGDGDAALELIRSEVPDLVFLDLQMPKRGGIEILKELGHAAGQSEIIVVTANDSVATAVECIRLGASDFIAKPYEVEQVRSIAARVRKRLELQQRVDHLQNQLDSQSGCGAMVGVSGPMQRLFQQMTKAARSDADLLIRGETGTGKELIAREIHRLSGRSAGPFIAVNTAAIPESLTESELFGHVRGAFTGADTTRTGVFEQAHGGTLFLDEIGDTPPAVQTKMLRVLQERVIQPVGTGKTVAVDVRIISATHQNLEEAMADAGFRQDLFYRLKGVELHVPPLRSRREDVLVLANHFLDRWSSKSNQARPDFSPAAIDALLAHRWPGNVRELEHTVQRAAMMADQALIDPADLGIASSTAVVEESPFAAYIGLPLSEAKMQASELLERTLITAALDRAQGNVSEAARQLGMHRQSLQQKMTQLEIRR
- the hpnH gene encoding adenosyl-hopene transferase HpnH, yielding MGVPISQMWTVASYVLGKKLRGVKRYPLVLMLEPLFRCNLACAGCGKIQYPADVLRRNLTPEQCFKAVDECGAPMVSIPGGEPLLHPQIGEIVAGLVARKKYVYLCTNAILLEKHIHQFKPSKYLSFSIHIDGPKEEHDFAVCREGVYDVAVKAIESAVAKGFRVTTNTTVYNNADPNAMREMFDSMMGLGVEGMMISPGYQYEKAPQQELFLRRSQTTNLFKRILGNAKKPWKFNLSPLFLEFLKGNWDLECTPWGMPAYNLFGWQRPCYLLNEGYCETFQELLDTTDWSKYGRASGNSKCADCMVHCGYEATAVADTFGSLKAFSRVVKLTLFGSGRETLPPDDSKPNHHDDNSGSTSDSDRIRKVELPVLSS
- a CDS encoding DUF6677 family protein encodes the protein MPTDPPAAHRKLWEERSVVVALILAVLVPGLGHLYQGRTVKGCIYLFGILGLFLWGVKLGEGVVVYNLPDKGSRRITLHYAAQLGAGAVAYPGLWQPKRAAREENHSLRQLAQPMTASFSGRLTAVDNDTQGGKLEGKVNFKPEKGEYGTETRGTFTGTLDGQAIELPLAGGFFLERPIGAGFRRILKCGVVGDRDSGPGAGKMITGTIPRSIMDGYGVPPDMDQLQEVTGRLGKLHELALVFTWIAGLLNVLAIWDCVQGPAYGFGDEAWSPPPADDEANATAAAKSAALNSAATST
- a CDS encoding DUF6655 family protein, translated to MALVGCGTTRMSDTLRTGTEQMLLSTAIDRSISEMDFEVLSGKDVYFDPQYLRGVSDEGYIISSIRQKLLAEGVFLKAVRDEATYVVEARAGAVGTNRQDVLIGIPQTSLPTGAVAAGVPTAIPEIPFAKKTNQKGVAKIAVFAYNQVTGQALWQSGAEPVTADARDTWVLGTGPFQRGSIYTGSNFMGQRIKLPWTRSSDNSANSVAIGVPTNVPRLFPEDPGVVPPSPPSVAKGKEAPKATPASFVPAVPPSQPQPGRIPATSPPSSTSSSTSGFRSDTFSLTQDAQGSSGGNAAAGAAGVFIYRSTTSQPATP